In Mycoavidus cysteinexigens, a genomic segment contains:
- the yajC gene encoding preprotein translocase subunit YajC: MFITHALAQGAGAAASAQPNWMSFLPLLGMFAVLYFIMIRPQMKRQKEHRSLLAAMAKGDEVVTNGGIVGKVTKVNEAYISVEIADGVEMTVQKNAVTATLPKGTIKAL; this comes from the coding sequence CCCATGCTCTTGCGCAAGGCGCTGGTGCTGCTGCTAGTGCTCAACCTAACTGGATGAGCTTTTTACCCCTACTCGGGATGTTCGCGGTCCTGTATTTCATTATGATCCGCCCACAAATGAAGCGGCAAAAAGAACACCGCAGCTTACTCGCCGCTATGGCAAAAGGTGATGAAGTCGTCACCAATGGCGGGATTGTCGGTAAAGTGACTAAAGTCAACGAGGCTTATATCAGCGTTGAAATTGCTGATGGCGTTGAAATGACCGTGCAAAAAAATGCTGTAACTGCGACCTTGCCTAAAGGCACCATCAAGGCGCTATAA
- the secD gene encoding protein translocase subunit SecD, with protein sequence MNRYPLWKYIVMLMALAIGLLYTLPNFFGETPAVQISSGRATVKIDQAILKKVEDTLALNQITALSAIFDNNVNNASIRVRFADTDTQLRAKDLLAKALNQTPANPAYIVALNLQSASPKWLTALHALPMYLGLDLRGGVHFLLQVDMAGALAKKLDTSATDIRTLLRERAIRSGGVSRVAHTIRINFIAEEPAKATRALLLDKFNELQWSVQTTADGYQVIGAFTPDALRITQENALKQNIATLHNRVNELGVAEPVIQQQGVDRIIVELPGVQDTAKAKDIIGRTATLEARLVDANAPRYPNANDPVPAGDELFTEGNSAPVLLKKQIIFTGDRIADAAAGFDEHQQAVVKIRLDAAGGRVLRSVSRDNIGKPMAIVLFEKGKGEVLTVATIQSELGESFQITGSASTAAANDLALLLRAGSLAAPMEIIEERTIGPSLGADNIKKGFDSVLYGFAAIALFMLAYYMLFGLISVLALSLNLLLLIAVLSMLQATLTLPGIAAIALTLGMAIDANVLINERIREELRHGAPPQTAISSGFQHAWATILDSNVTTLIAGLALLAFGSGPIRGFAVVHCIGILTSMFSAVFFARGVVNLWYGGRRKLKSLSIGQIWRPATPDSQNMSR encoded by the coding sequence ATGAACCGCTATCCTCTGTGGAAATATATCGTGATGTTGATGGCGCTCGCCATCGGCCTGTTATATACATTGCCTAACTTTTTTGGCGAAACGCCCGCAGTGCAGATTTCGAGCGGCCGGGCCACCGTGAAAATCGATCAAGCTATATTAAAAAAAGTAGAAGACACGCTAGCCTTAAACCAAATTACAGCGCTTAGCGCTATTTTTGATAACAACGTAAATAACGCTAGCATACGCGTACGGTTTGCCGATACAGATACTCAGTTGCGGGCCAAGGATTTACTTGCCAAAGCACTCAATCAGACCCCCGCCAATCCTGCTTATATCGTTGCTTTAAACCTGCAAAGCGCCTCGCCTAAATGGCTGACTGCGCTGCATGCGCTACCCATGTACCTTGGTTTAGATTTGCGTGGCGGCGTGCATTTCCTATTACAGGTCGATATGGCCGGCGCGCTGGCTAAAAAACTTGATACCAGCGCAACCGATATTCGCACACTGCTCCGTGAGCGCGCGATTCGTAGCGGCGGAGTCAGTCGCGTTGCCCACACGATACGCATCAATTTTATCGCTGAGGAGCCAGCCAAAGCTACACGCGCCTTACTCCTAGACAAATTCAATGAATTGCAGTGGAGCGTGCAAACCACCGCCGACGGCTATCAAGTGATTGGCGCGTTTACTCCAGACGCACTGCGCATCACGCAAGAAAATGCGCTCAAGCAAAATATCGCAACGCTACATAATCGCGTCAATGAACTCGGAGTGGCTGAACCCGTGATTCAACAACAAGGCGTAGATCGCATCATTGTAGAGTTGCCTGGCGTACAAGACACCGCTAAAGCTAAAGATATTATTGGCCGCACAGCAACCCTTGAGGCGCGCCTAGTCGATGCAAATGCACCGCGCTATCCTAATGCAAACGACCCCGTCCCGGCTGGCGATGAACTTTTCACTGAGGGCAATAGCGCCCCTGTACTCCTCAAAAAACAGATTATCTTTACCGGTGACCGTATCGCCGATGCCGCAGCAGGCTTTGATGAACACCAGCAAGCAGTTGTCAAAATCCGCTTAGATGCCGCGGGTGGCCGTGTGCTGCGCAGCGTTTCGCGCGACAATATCGGCAAGCCCATGGCGATTGTGCTGTTTGAAAAAGGCAAAGGCGAAGTCCTGACCGTCGCCACGATCCAATCCGAACTGGGCGAGAGTTTTCAAATCACGGGCTCCGCCTCTACTGCCGCCGCCAATGATCTTGCCTTGCTCTTACGCGCAGGCTCACTGGCCGCGCCCATGGAAATCATTGAAGAACGCACGATTGGACCCAGCTTAGGCGCCGACAACATTAAAAAAGGCTTTGACTCAGTGTTATACGGCTTTGCCGCAATCGCTCTTTTTATGTTGGCGTACTACATGCTATTTGGCCTGATTTCAGTCTTGGCCCTATCGCTTAATTTGCTGCTATTGATTGCTGTTCTTTCAATGTTGCAAGCCACGCTGACTTTGCCCGGCATCGCTGCGATTGCACTCACTCTTGGCATGGCCATCGACGCTAACGTATTAATCAACGAGCGCATCCGTGAAGAGCTGCGCCATGGTGCGCCGCCGCAAACCGCAATTTCATCCGGCTTCCAACATGCGTGGGCCACCATTTTAGATTCAAACGTAACCACCTTAATTGCGGGCCTTGCCTTGCTTGCATTTGGTTCAGGGCCAATCCGCGGCTTTGCGGTTGTGCATTGCATTGGCATTTTGACTTCAATGTTCTCGGCGGTCTTCTTTGCCCGTGGTGTAGTCAACCTATGGTACGGCGGACGGCGCAAGCTGAAGTCTTTGTCAATTGGCCAAATATGGCGTCCGGCAACGCCGGACAGTCAAAATATGTCACGCTGA